The genomic DNA ATCAAATCTTCGGCGAGGACCTTCACATCCTCAGGCAACTGACCGCCATGTTTCGTTTGGATGGCCGCAAGCGACTTCCGCAGCGAATCAAGCTCCATTAGCTCGCTGCGACGCAATCGTCGAACAAAATCGCGCGTCGTTGTCGTGGTGGTCATCTTGCTCGCACTGCGGTTTGCCCGTTGCAAAAAACGTTCGAGGGTGGACGATGCTTGTGCCGCCTACGGGGCATACCATCGCCCCAGTTACGCAACCCAAGTTGTAGGCCTGTAGGGTAGCCGCGTCGATGTGGAAACGCATGAAGACTGCGTTAACGTTCCGTGAAGCGGCCGAAGATTGGCATAAAAAGAAGGCATTTGCCCGTTTCAGGCAAACTACAGCCGGCACCCATCGCATCCACGCCCAGCGCGACGGTCAGCTGGGCAGAAGCCCGCCAAAGCGACGCTGCCGCCCCGAGAAATCATGCAGCGCTTGCATCAGATCTTCTTCGCGGAAGTCGGGCCATGATCGATCGGTTACCCAGAGTTCGGCGTAACTGATCTGCCACAAGAGATAGTTGCTGATCCGCATGTCACCGCCGGTGCGGATCAACAGATCGGGATCCGGCATCCCAGCGGTATAGAGATGATCGGCGACCATCGCTTCATCGATCGCATCGGGTTGCAATTCACCACTTTGGGCCTTGGAAGCCAAACGACGCACCGCTTCGACGATCTCGGCACGTCCTCCATAATCGACCGCCAACACCAGCTGCATGCCGGTGTGTTCGGCGCACAACTGCTGCGTAATTTCCAGCTCGCGAAGAACCGCCGCGGGCAACCGGTCGCGGCGCCCGATCATGTTCAATCGCAAGCCGTTATCGATCAGCGTCCGCCGCTCTTCGACCAAATACTGCTCCAACAGATGCATTAAGAAATCGAGTTCGACCGGAGGTCGTTTCCAATTTTCACTGCTGAAGCAATATAACGTGAGGGCTTCGATCCCAAGCGAGGCACACTTTTCAGTCGTCCGGCGCACGGTATCGACACCGTGCCGATGGCCTTCGATCCGCGGTAAGCCACGTCGTTGAGCCCAGCGGCCATTGCCATCCATGATGATGGCGATGTGCTTGGGCAACGCATCGGCCGTGATGGCAGGGGCGTGGGTCGATGGGGTGGGTTCAGCCTGAGACATCACAGGTTACGCGATCGCCAAGTCCAACTTTGTTTGCTCGGTAAAAATCGTTTGCGCTCGATCCGGTCCCACCGAAATGATTCCCACGGGGAATCCGATCAACTCTTCCACGCGGCGGATGTACCGATGCGCTCCTTCGGGCAATTCTTCCAGAGTCCGCGCGTCATCGACGGGAGTCTTCCAGCCCGGAATGGTTTCGTAAACCGGTTTGCAGCGACGCACTTCATCGGCGTGGCAAGGGAAATGTTTGGTCTGCTTGCCGTCGATTTCATAAGCAACACAGATCTTGATTTCGTCCAGATGGCTCAACACGTCCATCATCATCAACGACAGACGCGAGACGCCGCTCAACCGAGCGGTGTAACGCAAGGCGACGGCGTCGAGCCATCCGCAACGACGTGGCCGCCCGGTGGTTGTGCCGTATTCATTGCCCAGCTTGCGAATCTTGTCGCCGATTTCGTCGTGCAATTCGGTTGGGAACGGACCGCCGCCGACGCGTGTGCTGTACGCTTTACAAACGCCGACAACTTCATTGATCCAACGCGGTGGAACTCCCGCACCGGCACAAACGCCAACGCCCGAAGCATTGCTGCTGGTGACGAACGGATAGGTGCCGTGATCGATGTCCAACAGCGCCCCTTGAGCGCCTTCGAACAGAACCTTGCGATTCGCTTCACAAGCAGCCAAGACCGGCTCGGTCGTGTCACCTGTGAATTCGCGAAGCCGGTCGGCCCAACCGCCAGCGATCGCCGCCACATTACTCGGTTCGATGCTGGCCAATTCGTCGGCCGAAGCCCCCATCCCTTCCAACAGCCGGTACTTCTGCGCGGCGACGGCGGCGATCCGTTCCGCGCGATCGGCTTGCATCAGATCGGTCATTCGAACCGCATGCGTTCGGCCCACCTTGTCGCGGTAACATGGTCCGATACCACGATTTGTGGTGCCGATCGATTCGTTGCCAACGCTGCGATGTTCGTTGATGATCCGGTCTTCGATCATGTGCCACGGCATGACCAAGTGGGCTCGTTCGCTGATTCGCATGTTGTCGACACAGCGGACGCCGCGTGCGGCCAATCCATCGATCTCTTCCAACAGCGTGGTGGGATTGATGACCACGCCGGGGGTGATCATGTTCTGGACCGACGGATGCAGGATGCCGCTGGGAATATGATGCAGTTTGTACGTTTCGTCGCCGCTCACGACGGTGTGCCCCGCATTGGCACCCCCGGCGTAACGCACGACCATTTCGTAATCTTTGGCCAGCAGATCGACAAGCTTACCCTTGGCTTCATCGCCCCACTGCAGCCCTATTACACAAGTTCCTGGCACCGAATCGGTCCTTTTCAAAAAACAAGTCGCCTCGGGGGCGACGTCAAAATTGCCAAAGCCAACTAGTGTATTGGCAGACCGACGCAATCACAACGGGCGTCGGCGGCAACCTGGCAAATCCGCCTCGGAAGCGACGCCGCCGGCGCTGTGAACGTTGCATTCTGCCCAACCTCCATGGCAAGCGCTCCCCCGACGAAGCGTACGACCCCTACAAAATGAACTTGCTGAGATCTTCATCCTCGGCGATCTCGCTGAGCCGCTGTTCGACATAGGCCGCATCGATCTTGACCACGCTTTTTCCCATCCCGGGAGCGTCGAAGCTGAGATCTTCCAGCAATCGCTCCATGATCGTGTACAACCGCCGAGCACCGATATTCTGCGTCGATTGGTTCACCTTGAACGCAAATCGAGCCAATTGAGCCAGGGCGTCCTGCTGGAATTCGATCGTCACCTGCTCGGTCGCCAACAAGGCTTCATATTGACGGGTCAACGAATTCTTTGGCTCGGTCAAGATCTGCAAGAAATCATGCTCGGTCAGTTCATCCAATTCCACCCGGATCGGAAACCGGCCCTGCAGTTCGGGCATCAATTCACTCGGCTTGCCCCGATGAAACGCTCCGGCGGCAATGAACAGGATATGATCGGTACGGACATAACCATACCGGGTCTGCACGCTGGTCCCTTCGACGATCGGCAAGAGATCGCGTTGCACCCCCTGACGTGAGACATCGGCGTTTTTGCCAT from Rosistilla carotiformis includes the following:
- a CDS encoding isoprenyl transferase, whose product is MSQAEPTPSTHAPAITADALPKHIAIIMDGNGRWAQRRGLPRIEGHRHGVDTVRRTTEKCASLGIEALTLYCFSSENWKRPPVELDFLMHLLEQYLVEERRTLIDNGLRLNMIGRRDRLPAAVLRELEITQQLCAEHTGMQLVLAVDYGGRAEIVEAVRRLASKAQSGELQPDAIDEAMVADHLYTAGMPDPDLLIRTGGDMRISNYLLWQISYAELWVTDRSWPDFREEDLMQALHDFSGRQRRFGGLLPS
- a CDS encoding adenylosuccinate synthase, translating into MPGTCVIGLQWGDEAKGKLVDLLAKDYEMVVRYAGGANAGHTVVSGDETYKLHHIPSGILHPSVQNMITPGVVINPTTLLEEIDGLAARGVRCVDNMRISERAHLVMPWHMIEDRIINEHRSVGNESIGTTNRGIGPCYRDKVGRTHAVRMTDLMQADRAERIAAVAAQKYRLLEGMGASADELASIEPSNVAAIAGGWADRLREFTGDTTEPVLAACEANRKVLFEGAQGALLDIDHGTYPFVTSSNASGVGVCAGAGVPPRWINEVVGVCKAYSTRVGGGPFPTELHDEIGDKIRKLGNEYGTTTGRPRRCGWLDAVALRYTARLSGVSRLSLMMMDVLSHLDEIKICVAYEIDGKQTKHFPCHADEVRRCKPVYETIPGWKTPVDDARTLEELPEGAHRYIRRVEELIGFPVGIISVGPDRAQTIFTEQTKLDLAIA